One Diospyros lotus cultivar Yz01 chromosome 1, ASM1463336v1, whole genome shotgun sequence genomic window carries:
- the LOC127799469 gene encoding uncharacterized protein LOC127799469 isoform X2: MRIWGDELEALRIASGTIYNEIIVWKVLPHNCVSLENPVKLISSLGKDLHLRGQQYETVSMCRLAGHEGSIFRIAWSHDGSKLVSVSDDRSARLWEIHAERKEPDTVEILVSHSIGPVLFGHTARVWDCCIFDSVIVTAGEDCTCRIWGLDGNQLKIIREHIGRGIWRCTYVPNSSLLITAGFDSAVKAQKLHTSPLKNPESCVEDIKELPGKTKFLTVHIPRPSEYIGPMDSKSEYVRCLHFAREDTLYVATNNGYLYHTKLFDTGNVKWTKLVQVNEAVPIVCMDLLSTSSSDYPSTTEDWVAVGDGKGHMTVVSIINDAHTPKVSFTFTWSAGPERQLLGTYWCKSLSSRFIFTSDPRGMLRLWRLRDSLQSVSHSSRQRCDVLLIAEFKSCFGIRIMCLDASFEEEVLVCGDLRGNLVLFPLAKDLLNTSVASEVKISTLNYFKGAHGISSVCSIAVTNFSSNQVDIHSTGGDGCICYMEYDRDRQSLEFLGMKQVKELSLVQCLFDSTFSDDSSSSYAIGFSSTNFLIWNLMTEAKIVQVPCGGWRRPYSYYLGDVPETQNCFAFVKDEVIHIHRYWILDTERKIYPRNLHLQFHGRETHSICFVSEDSLSSSKQVLFSKSCWVATGCEDGTVRLTRYDSSIEKWSASKLLGEHIGGSAVRSICFVSKVHRIATDVTAMPDGINAQTFPFDDRENPSLLISVGAKRVLTCWKQKNGTTKFKEEAAVISLDSGAGTGLKHSSGMLSTMSFQWLSSDMPTKSCSTCDTRGNSEKDVGAAENVFGSRASHLAPIPDDRMRESQNYENDWRYLAVTAFLVKSAYSRSTVCFVVVASSDATLTLRALLLPYRLWFDIASLVSLSSPVLTLQHVIVPMGLPSEDNVHTGSLYLVISGYTDGSIAFWDLTERVDNFIQSVSDFQIEKSIDCQRRPRTGRGSQGGRWWKALGGSFASKSPCDNLSTGRTVDKSDRSMLKTFECGTPSKFIRPDTCAATNDHCSYIAPLAQGKTNDSSLESCMISPLQVLSNVHQSGVNCLHVSNVHNTIDSNFGHLYHVVSGGDDQAIDCLLFDLQILPLSSYPNNKDREIGNGVRKCENTISLVNCGHNQNYIMRVLCHETVTSAHSSAVKGIWTDGCWVFSTGLDQRIRCWRLGEHGKLVEHTQLIISVPEPESLDARACDKDSYQIVVAGRGMQMVEFSTSSPKEDED, from the exons ATGCGTATTTGGGGTGATGAACTTGAAGCTCTTCGTATTGCATCTGGTACGATCTACAATGAG ATTATTGTGTGGAAAGTGCTTCCTCACAACTGCGTTTCCTTGGAAAACCCTGTTAAACTGATCAGTTCATTGGGCAAAGATCTCCATCTTCGTGGTCAACAATATGAAACTGTTTCTATGTGTCGACTTGCTGGACACGAGGGTTCCATATTTCGCATTGCTTGGTCCCATGATGGATCCAAACTGGTATCTGTCTCTGATGATCGTAG TGCTCGTCTCTGGGAAATTCATGCTGAAAGGAAAGAACCAGATACAGTGGAGATACTTGTCTCTCACTCAATTGGCCCTGTACTATTTGGACACACTGCTCGGGTTTGGGACTGCTGTATATTTGATTCT GTAATAGTCACTGCTGGCGAGGATTGTACATGTCGCATATGGGGACTGGATGGTAACCAGCTTAAGATAATAAGGGAGCATAT TGGGCGGGGAATATGGCGATGCACGTATGTTCCAAACTCTTCACTTCTTATTACTGCAGGGTTTGACTCTGCAGTAAAAGCACAGAAGCTGCACACTTCTCCTCTCAAAAACCCAGAGAGTTGTGTTGAGGACATAAAAGAGCTCCCTGGAAAAACGAAGTTTCTCACTGTTCATATCCCACGTCCATCAGAGTATATAGGACCAATGGACAG CAAAAGTGAATATGTAAGGTGCTTGCATTTTGCACGTGAAGACACCCTTTATGTTGCCACAAACAATGGTTACCTGTACCATACTAAACTATTTGACACGGGAAATGTAAAATGGACCAAACTTGTCCAGGTCAATGAAGCAGTACCAATTGTTTGTATGGACCTGTTATCAACAAGTTCATCTGACTATCCTAGCACAACTGAAGATTGGGTTGCTGTTGGAGATGGTAAAGGGCACATGACTGTTGTCAGCATTATCAATGATGCTCATACTCCTAAAGTCAGCTTCACTTTTACCTGGTCAGCTGGACCAGAGAGACAACTCTTGGGTACCTATTGGTGCAAGTCACTTAGTAGTAG ATTCATCTTTACCTCTGATCCTAGAGGAATGCTGAGGTTATGGAGGTTAAGAGATTCATTGCAATCTGTTTCACACAGTTCAAGGCAAAGGTGTGATGTGTTGCTAATAGCTGAGTTTAAATCGTGCTTTGGAATACGAATAATGTGTTTGGATGCATCTTTTGAAGAGGAG GTGCTGGTCTGTGGAGATCTCCGTGGTAATTTGGTGTTATTCCCTTTGGCAAAGGACCTGTTGAATACATCTGTTGCATCAGAAGTGAAAATATCTACCTTAAATTATTTCAAAGGAGCACATGGAATATCAAGTGTATGCAGCATTGCAGTAACTAATTTCAGTTCCAATCAAGTTGACATACACTCG ACTGGAGGAGATGGGTGCATATGCTACATGGAATATGATAGAGATCGGCAAAGCTTGGAATTTTTAGGGATGAAACAAGTGAAAGAATTGAGTCTGGTTCAATGTCTCTTTGATAGTAccttctctgatgattcaagTAGCAGTTATGCAATAGGCTTTTCATCAACTAACTTCCTGATATGGAACTTAATGACCGAAGCAAAG ATTGTTCAAGTTCCCTGTGGTGGATGGCGTAGGCCCTACTCCTATTATCTTGGGGATGTGCCTGAAACACAGAACTGCTTTGCATTTGTCAAG GATGAAGTCATTCATATTCATAGGTACTGGATACTGGACACTGAGAGGAAGATATATCCTCGCAATCTGCATTTGCAATTCCATGGGAGAGAGACGCATTCCATATGCTTTGTTTCTGAAGATTCACTGTCTAGTTCAAAGCAAGTTCTCTTTTCTAAATCCTGTTGGGTTGCGACTGGGTGTGAAGATGGAACTGTGAGGCTGACTAG GTACGATTCAAGCATTGAGAAATGGTCTGCATCGAAACTTCTTGGGGAACATATTGGAGGATCAGCAGTGAGGTCTATATGTTTTGTGTCAAAAGTACATAGAATTGCAACAGATGTGACTGCCATGCCTGATGGGATAAATGCACAAACTTTTCCTTTTGATGATAGAGAGAATCCTAGCTTATTAATTTCTGTTGGTGCAAAGCGAGTCCTTACTTGTTGGAAACAAAAGAATGGAACGACAAAATTCAAGGAAGAAGCTGCAGTAATCAGCCTAGATTCTGGAGCCGGAACTGGTTTGAAGCATTCATCGGGGATGTTGTCAACAATGTCATTCCAGTGGCTTTCCTCTGACATGCCAACTAAGTCCTGCAGCACCTGTGATACCAGAGGGAACTCTGAGAAAGATGTAGGAGCAGCTGAGAATGTTTTTGGTTCCAGGGCATCTCACTTGGCGCCTATTCCAGATGACAGGATGAGGGAATCACAAAACTATGAAAATGATTGGAGATACCTGGCTGTTACAGCTTTTCTTGTTAAATCTGCTTACTCCAG GTCAACTGTCTGCTTTGTTGTTGTCGCATCTTCAGATGCCACACTCACATTACGAGCTCTCTTGTTACCCTATAGGCTGTG GTTTGATATTGCATCATTGGTTTCCCTGTCATCACCTGTTCTGACACTCCAGCATGTCATTGTTCCTATGGGTTTGCCATCTGAAG ACAATGTTCACACTGGAAgcttgtatcttgtaattagTGGATATACTGATGGGAGTATTGCCTTTTGGGATCTGACTGAAAGAGTCGACAATTTTATCCAGTCAGTTTCAGATtttcaaatagaaaaatcaaTAGATTGTCAGAGAAGGCCACGCACTGGAAGGGGAAGCCAAGGTGGACGGTGGTGGAAAGCATTAGGCGGCAGCTTTGCTTCTAAAAGCCCATGTGATAATTTGAGCACGGGTAGAACAGTTGATAAAAGTGACCGGAGTATGCTAAAAACTTTTGAATGTGGAACCCCATCAAAGTTTATCCGTCCTGATACATGTGCGGCAACTAATGATCACTGTAGTTATATTGCTCCTCTTGCACAAGGGAAAACAAATGATTCCTCACTGGAATCATGCATGATATCGCCGTTACAAGTTCTGAGTAATGTTCATCAATCTGGGGTCAATTGTCTTCACGTTTCAAATGTCCATAATACTATAGATTCCAATTTTGGCCATCTGTACCATGTTGTAAGTGGAGGTGATGATCAAGCAATTGACTGTTTACTGTTTGATTTGCAAATACTACCATTAAGCTCCTATCCCAATAACAAGGACCGGGAAATCGGGAACGGTGTCAGGAAATGTGAAAATACTATCAGCTTGGTTAACTGTGGCCACAACCAAAATTACATTATGAGAGTTTTATGCCATGAAACAGTCACCTCAGCTCACAGCTCTGCCGTAAAAG GAATTTGGACGGATGGGTGCTGGGTGTTCTCAACTGGTCTTGATCAGCGCATCCGGTGTTGGCGCCTTGGGGAGCATGGGAAGCTCGTCGAGCATACCCAACTAATCATTAGTGTGCCAGAGCCTGAATCACTGGATGCTAGAGCCTGTGACAA AGACTCTTATCAAATTGTAGTAGCTGGAAGAGGGATGCAGATGGTGGAGTTCTCGACCTCTTCTCCCAAGGAAGACGAAGACTGA
- the LOC127799469 gene encoding uncharacterized protein LOC127799469 isoform X1 — protein MDMSPDGKSDCRLRSGAYLGEISALCVADFPPHLSYPPYLLAGTGSELLLYDSGTGELVESFHVFQGIRVHGIACRSFSGKGESSSSQLEFKIAVFGERKLKMFTLCTDTELLAGDQPPAVTRFSLFQSLPKFSHWVLDACFLKDYAGSLLEGSNCLAIGCSDNSVYIWDYLRQRVIFEVRCPDKCLLYSMRIWGDELEALRIASGTIYNEIIVWKVLPHNCVSLENPVKLISSLGKDLHLRGQQYETVSMCRLAGHEGSIFRIAWSHDGSKLVSVSDDRSARLWEIHAERKEPDTVEILVSHSIGPVLFGHTARVWDCCIFDSVIVTAGEDCTCRIWGLDGNQLKIIREHIGRGIWRCTYVPNSSLLITAGFDSAVKAQKLHTSPLKNPESCVEDIKELPGKTKFLTVHIPRPSEYIGPMDSKSEYVRCLHFAREDTLYVATNNGYLYHTKLFDTGNVKWTKLVQVNEAVPIVCMDLLSTSSSDYPSTTEDWVAVGDGKGHMTVVSIINDAHTPKVSFTFTWSAGPERQLLGTYWCKSLSSRFIFTSDPRGMLRLWRLRDSLQSVSHSSRQRCDVLLIAEFKSCFGIRIMCLDASFEEEVLVCGDLRGNLVLFPLAKDLLNTSVASEVKISTLNYFKGAHGISSVCSIAVTNFSSNQVDIHSTGGDGCICYMEYDRDRQSLEFLGMKQVKELSLVQCLFDSTFSDDSSSSYAIGFSSTNFLIWNLMTEAKIVQVPCGGWRRPYSYYLGDVPETQNCFAFVKDEVIHIHRYWILDTERKIYPRNLHLQFHGRETHSICFVSEDSLSSSKQVLFSKSCWVATGCEDGTVRLTRYDSSIEKWSASKLLGEHIGGSAVRSICFVSKVHRIATDVTAMPDGINAQTFPFDDRENPSLLISVGAKRVLTCWKQKNGTTKFKEEAAVISLDSGAGTGLKHSSGMLSTMSFQWLSSDMPTKSCSTCDTRGNSEKDVGAAENVFGSRASHLAPIPDDRMRESQNYENDWRYLAVTAFLVKSAYSRSTVCFVVVASSDATLTLRALLLPYRLWFDIASLVSLSSPVLTLQHVIVPMGLPSEDNVHTGSLYLVISGYTDGSIAFWDLTERVDNFIQSVSDFQIEKSIDCQRRPRTGRGSQGGRWWKALGGSFASKSPCDNLSTGRTVDKSDRSMLKTFECGTPSKFIRPDTCAATNDHCSYIAPLAQGKTNDSSLESCMISPLQVLSNVHQSGVNCLHVSNVHNTIDSNFGHLYHVVSGGDDQAIDCLLFDLQILPLSSYPNNKDREIGNGVRKCENTISLVNCGHNQNYIMRVLCHETVTSAHSSAVKGIWTDGCWVFSTGLDQRIRCWRLGEHGKLVEHTQLIISVPEPESLDARACDKDSYQIVVAGRGMQMVEFSTSSPKEDED, from the exons atgGACATGTCGCCCGACGGAAAGAGCGATTGCCGCCTCCGCAGCGGGGCGTACCTCGGCGAAATCTCCGCCCTATGTGTCGCCGACTTTCCTCCTCATCTCTCTTATCCTCCTTACCTACTCGCCG GGACGGGTTCGGAGCTTCTACTCTATGATTCGGGAACGGGAGAATTGGTTGAATCGTTTCACGTGTTCCAAGGCATTCGAGTGCATGGAATTGCTTGTAGATCTTTTAGTGGCAAAGGCGAATCCTCGTCGTCTCAGCTTGAGTTCAAGATTGCTGTGTTTGGGGAAAGAAAGCTGAAAATGTTTACTTTGTGCACTGACACGGAGTTGCTGGCCGGAGATCAGCCACCTGCAGTAACTCGTTTCAGCTTATTCCAGTCGTTACCGAAATTTAGTCATTGGGTTTTAGATGCTTGCTTCTTGAAG GACTATGCAGGTTCTCTGCTCGAAGGAAGTAATTGTCTTGCTATAGGGTGCAGTGACAACTCCGTCTACATCTGGGATTACCTGAGACAAAGAGTAATTTTTGAAGTCAGATGCCCAG ataagtgtcttttatactcCATGCGTATTTGGGGTGATGAACTTGAAGCTCTTCGTATTGCATCTGGTACGATCTACAATGAG ATTATTGTGTGGAAAGTGCTTCCTCACAACTGCGTTTCCTTGGAAAACCCTGTTAAACTGATCAGTTCATTGGGCAAAGATCTCCATCTTCGTGGTCAACAATATGAAACTGTTTCTATGTGTCGACTTGCTGGACACGAGGGTTCCATATTTCGCATTGCTTGGTCCCATGATGGATCCAAACTGGTATCTGTCTCTGATGATCGTAG TGCTCGTCTCTGGGAAATTCATGCTGAAAGGAAAGAACCAGATACAGTGGAGATACTTGTCTCTCACTCAATTGGCCCTGTACTATTTGGACACACTGCTCGGGTTTGGGACTGCTGTATATTTGATTCT GTAATAGTCACTGCTGGCGAGGATTGTACATGTCGCATATGGGGACTGGATGGTAACCAGCTTAAGATAATAAGGGAGCATAT TGGGCGGGGAATATGGCGATGCACGTATGTTCCAAACTCTTCACTTCTTATTACTGCAGGGTTTGACTCTGCAGTAAAAGCACAGAAGCTGCACACTTCTCCTCTCAAAAACCCAGAGAGTTGTGTTGAGGACATAAAAGAGCTCCCTGGAAAAACGAAGTTTCTCACTGTTCATATCCCACGTCCATCAGAGTATATAGGACCAATGGACAG CAAAAGTGAATATGTAAGGTGCTTGCATTTTGCACGTGAAGACACCCTTTATGTTGCCACAAACAATGGTTACCTGTACCATACTAAACTATTTGACACGGGAAATGTAAAATGGACCAAACTTGTCCAGGTCAATGAAGCAGTACCAATTGTTTGTATGGACCTGTTATCAACAAGTTCATCTGACTATCCTAGCACAACTGAAGATTGGGTTGCTGTTGGAGATGGTAAAGGGCACATGACTGTTGTCAGCATTATCAATGATGCTCATACTCCTAAAGTCAGCTTCACTTTTACCTGGTCAGCTGGACCAGAGAGACAACTCTTGGGTACCTATTGGTGCAAGTCACTTAGTAGTAG ATTCATCTTTACCTCTGATCCTAGAGGAATGCTGAGGTTATGGAGGTTAAGAGATTCATTGCAATCTGTTTCACACAGTTCAAGGCAAAGGTGTGATGTGTTGCTAATAGCTGAGTTTAAATCGTGCTTTGGAATACGAATAATGTGTTTGGATGCATCTTTTGAAGAGGAG GTGCTGGTCTGTGGAGATCTCCGTGGTAATTTGGTGTTATTCCCTTTGGCAAAGGACCTGTTGAATACATCTGTTGCATCAGAAGTGAAAATATCTACCTTAAATTATTTCAAAGGAGCACATGGAATATCAAGTGTATGCAGCATTGCAGTAACTAATTTCAGTTCCAATCAAGTTGACATACACTCG ACTGGAGGAGATGGGTGCATATGCTACATGGAATATGATAGAGATCGGCAAAGCTTGGAATTTTTAGGGATGAAACAAGTGAAAGAATTGAGTCTGGTTCAATGTCTCTTTGATAGTAccttctctgatgattcaagTAGCAGTTATGCAATAGGCTTTTCATCAACTAACTTCCTGATATGGAACTTAATGACCGAAGCAAAG ATTGTTCAAGTTCCCTGTGGTGGATGGCGTAGGCCCTACTCCTATTATCTTGGGGATGTGCCTGAAACACAGAACTGCTTTGCATTTGTCAAG GATGAAGTCATTCATATTCATAGGTACTGGATACTGGACACTGAGAGGAAGATATATCCTCGCAATCTGCATTTGCAATTCCATGGGAGAGAGACGCATTCCATATGCTTTGTTTCTGAAGATTCACTGTCTAGTTCAAAGCAAGTTCTCTTTTCTAAATCCTGTTGGGTTGCGACTGGGTGTGAAGATGGAACTGTGAGGCTGACTAG GTACGATTCAAGCATTGAGAAATGGTCTGCATCGAAACTTCTTGGGGAACATATTGGAGGATCAGCAGTGAGGTCTATATGTTTTGTGTCAAAAGTACATAGAATTGCAACAGATGTGACTGCCATGCCTGATGGGATAAATGCACAAACTTTTCCTTTTGATGATAGAGAGAATCCTAGCTTATTAATTTCTGTTGGTGCAAAGCGAGTCCTTACTTGTTGGAAACAAAAGAATGGAACGACAAAATTCAAGGAAGAAGCTGCAGTAATCAGCCTAGATTCTGGAGCCGGAACTGGTTTGAAGCATTCATCGGGGATGTTGTCAACAATGTCATTCCAGTGGCTTTCCTCTGACATGCCAACTAAGTCCTGCAGCACCTGTGATACCAGAGGGAACTCTGAGAAAGATGTAGGAGCAGCTGAGAATGTTTTTGGTTCCAGGGCATCTCACTTGGCGCCTATTCCAGATGACAGGATGAGGGAATCACAAAACTATGAAAATGATTGGAGATACCTGGCTGTTACAGCTTTTCTTGTTAAATCTGCTTACTCCAG GTCAACTGTCTGCTTTGTTGTTGTCGCATCTTCAGATGCCACACTCACATTACGAGCTCTCTTGTTACCCTATAGGCTGTG GTTTGATATTGCATCATTGGTTTCCCTGTCATCACCTGTTCTGACACTCCAGCATGTCATTGTTCCTATGGGTTTGCCATCTGAAG ACAATGTTCACACTGGAAgcttgtatcttgtaattagTGGATATACTGATGGGAGTATTGCCTTTTGGGATCTGACTGAAAGAGTCGACAATTTTATCCAGTCAGTTTCAGATtttcaaatagaaaaatcaaTAGATTGTCAGAGAAGGCCACGCACTGGAAGGGGAAGCCAAGGTGGACGGTGGTGGAAAGCATTAGGCGGCAGCTTTGCTTCTAAAAGCCCATGTGATAATTTGAGCACGGGTAGAACAGTTGATAAAAGTGACCGGAGTATGCTAAAAACTTTTGAATGTGGAACCCCATCAAAGTTTATCCGTCCTGATACATGTGCGGCAACTAATGATCACTGTAGTTATATTGCTCCTCTTGCACAAGGGAAAACAAATGATTCCTCACTGGAATCATGCATGATATCGCCGTTACAAGTTCTGAGTAATGTTCATCAATCTGGGGTCAATTGTCTTCACGTTTCAAATGTCCATAATACTATAGATTCCAATTTTGGCCATCTGTACCATGTTGTAAGTGGAGGTGATGATCAAGCAATTGACTGTTTACTGTTTGATTTGCAAATACTACCATTAAGCTCCTATCCCAATAACAAGGACCGGGAAATCGGGAACGGTGTCAGGAAATGTGAAAATACTATCAGCTTGGTTAACTGTGGCCACAACCAAAATTACATTATGAGAGTTTTATGCCATGAAACAGTCACCTCAGCTCACAGCTCTGCCGTAAAAG GAATTTGGACGGATGGGTGCTGGGTGTTCTCAACTGGTCTTGATCAGCGCATCCGGTGTTGGCGCCTTGGGGAGCATGGGAAGCTCGTCGAGCATACCCAACTAATCATTAGTGTGCCAGAGCCTGAATCACTGGATGCTAGAGCCTGTGACAA AGACTCTTATCAAATTGTAGTAGCTGGAAGAGGGATGCAGATGGTGGAGTTCTCGACCTCTTCTCCCAAGGAAGACGAAGACTGA